From one Lycium barbarum isolate Lr01 chromosome 6, ASM1917538v2, whole genome shotgun sequence genomic stretch:
- the LOC132645364 gene encoding probable protein arginine N-methyltransferase 3: MAMEESNTTYMEVEEDDNSDDDRDQNWDDYEEDEDEEEAINSKLLCLFCDSLYNSSNALFDHCSSAHRFHFNNLKTTFALDFYGCFKLINYVRSKVVENKCWSCGIVCRSKEDLLNHLHEVVSFDNGKCPWNDDEFLKPFLNEDALLYSFDEDDEGEDDMDDMPVDKEELIKDFEQISIDGDDFTFETEENKPTVSCLSGEKSASMTDSTLSNGIVAGVSSYRNPNDQDSSLYIAKVAANKIKDVNKSYFGGYSSYGIHRDMISDKVRTDAYRQAILENPSLLKGAVVMDVGCGTGILSLFAAQAGASRVIAVEASEKMAAVAAQIAKDNNLLRTGSKNEESGQDNGVMEVVQGMVEELKSTQKVQPHSVDVLVSEWMGYCLHYESMLSSVLYARDQFLKPGGAVLPDMATMFAAGFGRGGTSIPFWENVYGFNMSCIGEEIVKDASRIPIVDVIESRDIITNSTVLQNFDLVTMKLEEMDFTAVVELELKGETSTNGCTGSKPITSWCYGVVIWFDTGFTGRFCKEKPTTLSTSPHTTSTHWSQTILTFSEPIAMVSPGTLNIDKMAAVGTDACPAVKIQCRISVVRASQHRSIDISMELTGIGPLDRKRNWPAQMFNLL; encoded by the exons ATGGCTATGGAGGAATCGAACACAACGTACAtggaagttgaagaagatgacAACTCAGACGATGACAGGGACCAGAACTGGGACGATTAcgaagaagatgaagatgaagaggaAGCTATCAACTCAAAATTACTCTGTTTGTTCTGTGACTCGTTGTATAATTCCAGTAATGCCCTCTTCGACCACTGCTCATCTGCACATCGCTTCCATTTCAACAATCTCAAGACTACTTTTGCCTTGGATTTCTATGGCTGCTTTAAGCTCATTAATTATGTCAGGTCTAAG GTTGTTGAGAACAAATGTTGGAGTTGTGGCATTGTCTGTCGGTCAAAGGAAGATCTACTGAATCATTTGCACGAGGTTGTTAGCTTTGATAATGGCAAGTGTCCTTGGAATGATGATGAGTTTTTGAAGCCTTTCTTGAATGAGGATGCACTTCTGTATAGctttgatgaagatgatgaaggtgAAGATGATATGGACGATATGCCTGTTGACAAAGAGGAGTTAATTAAGGATTTCGAACAAATTAGCATCGACGGGGATGATTTTACTTTCGAAACAGAAGAAAACAAACCTACAGTCTCCTGTCTTAGTGGAGAGAAATCTGCTTCAATGACTGATTCTACTCTCAGCAATGGCATTGTTGCCGGTGTTTCTTCGTATAGGAACCCCAATGACCAAGATTCTAGCTTGTATATCGCAAAAGTTGCAGCAAATAAGATCAAGGACGTAAATAAAAGCTATTTTGGTGGCTATAGTTCATATGGTATCCACAGGGACATGATAAGTGATAAG GTAAGAACTGATGCTTATCGGCAAGCCATTTTGGAGAATCCTTCTCTCTTAAAAGGTGCTGTAGTCATGGATGTAGGTTGTGGTACTGGCATATTGAG TCTCTTTGCAGCCCAGGCAGGCGCGTCAAGGGTGATTGCAGTTGAAGCAAGTGAAAAGATGGCAGCTGTGGCAGCTCAG ATTGCTAAAGACAATAACCTTTTGCGGACTGGAAGCAAGAATGAAGAATCAGGTCAGGATAATGGTGTAATGGAAGTGGTTCAAGGTATGGTTGAAGAGCTAAAGAGTACCCAGAAAGTTCAGCCGCACAGTGTTGATGTGTTAGTAAGTGAATGGATGGGTTATTGCCTGCATTATGAGTCAATGCTCAGCTCTGTCCTGTATGCACGTGATCAATTTTTGAAGCCTGGAGGTGCCGTTCTTCCTGACATGGCAACCATG TTTGCTGCTGGGTTTGGAAGAGGCGGTACAAGCATTCCATTTTGGGAAAATGTTTATGGATTTAATATGTCTTGTATCGGCGAGGAAATCGTTAAAGATGCTTCCAGAATTCCAATAGTTGATGTTATTGAAAGCCGTGATATAATAACCAATTCAACAGTTCTCCAG AACTTTGATCTGGTGACAATGAAGCTGGAGGAGATGGATTTTACTGCAGTGGTTGAACTGGAGCTGAAGGGAGAAACTTCTACAAATGGATGTACGGGTTCAAAACCTATAACAAGTTGGTGTTATGGAGTTGTCATTTGGTTTGACACTGGATTTACAGGACGATTCTGTAAAGAAAAGCCAACTACCTTGTCCACATCTCCCCATACTACCAGCACTCACTGGTCGCAGACTATCCTCACTTTCTCAGAACCAATAGCAATGGTATCCCCGGGAACATTAAACATTGATAAAATGGCAGCAGTTGGTACTGATGCCTGCCCTGCGGTGAAAATACAATGTCGGATCAGCGTAGTTCGTGCTTCTCAGCATCGAAGCATTGACATTTCCATGGAGCTAACAGGAATTGGGCCTTTAGATAGAAAACGAAACTGGCCAGCACAAATGTTTAACTTATTGTAA
- the LOC132599955 gene encoding CO(2)-response secreted protease-like — translation MAFLFQFSRIISTLFLMITYCIASNDQTPKPYIVYMGSPLNNSGDTAEIAELTHLQMLSSVIPSEESERISLRHSYHHAYRGFCALLTEEEATLLSRHEEVVSVFPDPILQLHTTRSWDFLGVVGSSYSSYHYNHASSYDVIIGVIDTGIWPESPSFDDQHIGEVPSRWKGVCMEGFDFAKSNCNRKLIGARFYNIGEDSSIAKLAKNTSSTTTIPSKPNGTPRDKEGHGTHTASIAAGAFVPNATYFGLASGIARGGSPSARVATYKACSEGNSQGSAILKAIDDAIKDGVDIISISIGRSFVFQTDFKDDPIAIGAFHAAERGVVVVCSGGNEGPDPYTVTNSAPWIFTVAASTIDRKFQSNVVLGNNVSLKGTGISFNPTGRSKTYPLAFGDNIPFHPSLTSQARYCMPGSLDAKRVAGKIIVCMNDDWSISREIKKLVVKDADAKGLILIDEQEKTSPFDSGNFPFAEFGKLAGAQILQYINSSQNPLATIYPANEILRFKPAPVVADFSSRGPATLTENILKPDITAPGVGILSAMIPNQDEKKSSLFGITSGTSMACPHVSGAMAFIKSIHPTWSFSMIKSAIMTTATISNNLGNPLTNTSSLHASPHEIGAGELNPIKALNPGLVFETTMNDYYNFLCYYGYKEKELRLVVSKKNNFDCPRNANTTKKELISHINYPSISVEKLKQNQGVMRVKRVVTNVGSPYATYTSSVIAPPGLVVNVYPRKIAFVKGIKKASFEVSFDGKKASMGYNFGIITWSDGSHKVQMVYAVNVE, via the exons ATGgcttttctttttcaattttctcgTATTATCTCGACGCTCTTTCTTATGATAACTTATTGCATTGCATCAAATGATCAGACTCCCAAG CCTTACATTGTGTATATGGGTAGTCCTTTGAACAACAGTGGAGACACAGCTGAAATTGCAGAGTTAACTCATCTTCAGATGTTGTCATCCGTTATCCCAAG TGAAGAAAGTGAGAGAATCTCATTGAGACATTCCTACCATCATGCTTATAGGGGCTTTTGTGCCTTGCTTACAGAAGAAGAAGCCACCCTTTTGTCAC GTCATGAGGAGGTTGTATCAGTATTTCCAGATCCGATACTTCAACTTCACACAACACGCTCCTGGGATTTTTTGGGTGTCGTTGGATCTTCTTATTCCAGCTACCACTACAACCATGCTTCATCTTATGATGTTATAATTGGAGTTATTGACACAG GCATATGGCCCGAGTCGCCTAGTTTCGATGACCAACATATTGGAGAAGTACCATCAAGATGGAAAGGAGTCTGCATGGAAGGATTTGACTTTGCCAAGTCAAACTGCAATAG GAAGTTGATAGGAGCAAGATTTTACAATATTGGAGAAGATTCCAGCATCGCCAAATTAGCTAAAAACACTAGCAGCACTACAACAATACCATCAAAACCTAATGGAACACCAAGAGACAAAGAAGGTCATGGGACACACACAGCCTCCATAGCAGCAGGTGCATTTGTCCCTAATGCAACTTACTTTGGCCTAGCAAGTGGCATTGCTAGGGGAGGCTCACCCTCTGCTAGGGTAGCAACTTATAAAGCATGTTCAGAGGGAAATTCTCAAGGTTCTGCTATACTCAAAGCAATTGATGATGCAATTAAAGATGGAGTTGACATAATTTCAATATCTATTGGGAGGAGTTTTGTTTTTCAAACTGACTTCAAAGATGACCCTATTGCCATTGGGGCCTTTCATGCTGCTGAGagaggtgttgttgttgtttgttctGGTGGGAATGAGGGGCCTGATCCTTACACTGTAACCAACTCTGCTCCTTGGATTTTCACTGTTGCTGCTTCTACTATTGATAGAAAATTTCAGTCCAATGTGGTCTTGGGAAACAATGTCTCCTTGAAG GGAACAGGAATAAGTTTTAATCCTACTGGTCGATCCAAAACTTATCCGCTTGCTTTCGGTGACAATATTCCTTTCCACCCCTCGTTAACTTCTCAAGCCAG GTATTGTATGCCAGGGTCATTGGATGCCAAAAGAGTTGCTGGTAAAAtaattgtttgtatgaatgatgaCTGGTCAATAtcaagagaaatcaagaaatTGGTTGTGAAAGATGCCGATGCAAAGGGTTTGATTTTAATAGACGAGCAAGAGAAAACTTCTCCATTTGATTCAGGCAACTTTCCATTTGCTGAATTTGGAAAGCTGGCTGGTGCACAAATTCTTCAATATATTAATTCCTCCCA GAACCCATTGGCAACTATATATCCGGCTAACGAGATTCTTAGGTTTAAGCCAGCTCCAGTAGTTGCTGATTTTTCTTCACGCGGACCTGCAACACTTACAGAGAATATTCTTAAG CCTGATATAACTGCTCCTGGCGTTGGCATTTTATCGGCTATGATACCCAATCAAGATGAAAAAAAATCATCTTTATTTGGCATAACATCAGGAACATCAATGGCATGTCCACATGTTAGTGGAGCTATGGCCTTCATTAAATCAATTCACCCAACATGGAGCTTCTCAATGATTAAATCTGCTATCATGACAACAG CAACAATATCCAACAATCTGGGAAATCCCTTGACAAATACGTCAAGTCTTCATGCAAGTCCACATGAAATTGGTGCCGGCGAATTAAACCCTATTAAAGCTCTGAATCCGGGCTTAGTATTTGAAACAACCATGAACGATTACTATAACTTCCTTTGTTATTATGGCTACAAAGAAAAAGAACTTAGATTAGTAGTATCAAAGAAAAATAACTTTGATTGTCCAAGAAATGCTAATACTACTAAAAAGGAACTCATATCACACATAAATTACCCTTCAATCTCTGTAGAAAAACTTAAGCAAAATCAAGGGGTTATGAGAGTCAAAAGAGTTGTCACGAATGTTGGTTCTCCATATGCCACTTATACTTCTTCAGTTATCGCTCCACCTGGTTTGGTTGTTAATGTTTATCCAAGAAAGATTGCCTTTGTGAAAGGAATAAAGAAAGCTTCTTTTGAAGTCTCATTTGATGGTAAGAAGGCATCAATGGGTTACAATTTTGGGATTATAACATGGTCGGATGGCTCTCATAAAGTTCAGATGGTATATGCAGTGAATGTTGAATAG